The genomic stretch GATTCTGAAGCTTAAAGTCAGTCAAACTTCCATCAGCAGCACAACTGTGCAGGTGAGTACCGTCACCTTGGCCATGATCTCTTGACAACGAGGCATGATTTACCCACCCTTTAGGCTTCTTGTCACTTATATCAGCCACTAtatgttgctatggtgatgtACAATTTGAAGAGGTGACTGCTTCAGTTGTGACGTTTGagcatcaggagctaacccGGCCTGGACTGCTCGTGCAGGTCGTTGTATTCTACTCTACCTGGTTCCTCGTGGAAAAAGTGAAACTTTGGTGTTTATGGATgctaaaagtgtgtgttttcacacataTTTTACCCATGATGGATCATTTTTAACACACAAATATGAACAAATTAATCAAACAATTGGCTAATTAGGGGACTGGCCATTAAGCATCAACCTGTTGATTATctaatgtttgttgttttcatccTTCATCTTTTATTTAGAGGAAGCGTCATTGCTCGATGACACGACACCGACAACTGAATTATAACAAACAAAATGTCGTAGCTACAGGTGTCTTTCACATTGCAGAACTCTGTTGCTTGATTGGGGCACAGTAAAAGATGAAACATATTATCAGTTGTATCTTTTCCCAttttaaatcctttaaaatTGACAAAGAACACTGTACGGCATGCTTGATGATGCTGTCGATAAAAAATCTTACAAAACGACTACATTTTTGTGAACCGACATCActagaacccccccaccccccccccccccaccccaaacaaAAAGCCAAGCCCGACGCACGGAGGCCTTTTCCCTCAGtgctttctctcctccagccgAACCACAAGGCAGCCTCCTCTGACTCCATCACGAGAATCACAGTCTTTCTCTCCACTCAGGCCGCCATCCAGATCGTGAAGGAGACCAGCAGGGTCAGTAAAGCTGTCAGCATTGTCAGGCAGCCCAGGTACAGCATGACTCCCACGCCGCACAGCGCCGTCAAGTAGGAGCTCGTCCTGCTGCAGACGATCTTCCGCACAGCTGTGCAGAACTGCAAGAGAGGGAGGTGACAGTCAGGCACCGACTGCGGAATTCTGATCACCAGAGTTGGGAAACACTAGATGGAGCTGCTGGCCTGCTGGGTGAGGGCGGTTTCACCCTTGAGCCAGCTAAAACGCTCCTCGGGTGGACACAAATCCGGCAGGTTTAGCACCGTGAGCGGGACATATGAGGTCTTGTGCAAAAGTGTCCCATAATCCATTTTCTTTACGCCTACAGAAGTGTGAAGGCAAATCCTGCACATGTGAACTCCGGCTTTTAAATGTGACCTGGGCAGAATCTCAAGAATGCAAAGCAGATTGTGAGCAATGAAAACCCGCTCCCACATAAAGGCTCCATTGAATAATTATTCAAGTAGTCAGCTTGTATTACATTTTGGAGCAGATTGGGATGGAGAATTCCTCAGACTGGCCTCCATCGGCGACACTGAAAAGACTTTTCGAGGCCACTCAAAGCCAAGGAAAACGTTACCTGGTAGGTCTGATAGCTGATGGCCATGCCGTATCTGCAGTACATCACGTAGTGTTCGCAGTTGTACCACAGCAGGCTGTAGGTGACCGAACCCAGCAGCTTCTCGGCCCTCCTGGCCACCTCGTCCCCATCCAGAGCTGGCTGCTTACACACTCTGTCCATGTGGTTGACCAGAATCTCTGACCCGTAGGCAAAATCGACCACGGAGTCCACCCTGACGCTGGCGACCTTGGCGATGACCCCCAGCAGCAGACGGTTGTTTGTCACCATTTTGGCGATGGAGGACTTGTTCTTGGTGACCACCGGCAGGATGTCGGGGATGAGGTGAGCCACGCGATTATCGCCCAGGTAGATGCCAAAGTGCGTGAACAGAGTCCTGGGAACTTCTAATAAATCGCCGCGCTTGTACAGAGAGAGGTCATACTTcaagcccccctcctcctcctcctcctttttggaAGCTGCGAAGAAGAAATTCAGTAGTTGGTAAAGAAACATGATGAGAGTGTAAAGAGCACGGCCGAACCACCCTTTTTATGTTTGTcagcagtgggcggggccacagcGGTTCACCCTGTTCGCGTCTCGGTCAACATCCCAGTGATTTTGACAGAGCTAAAGGAGCTTTCTTTAATCGCGTTGCTGCATGGTGGATTTTGAAACTCAAGCCTTGTTATTTGTGAATTAGGGTCAGGGGTGCTCATTAAAAAGATTGACCTGTGAAGAGTTAGTCCCTCATTTATAAAGGTCACTACTATTGAGCCAT from Takifugu flavidus isolate HTHZ2018 chromosome 6, ASM371156v2, whole genome shotgun sequence encodes the following:
- the si:dkey-30k22.5 gene encoding lecithin retinol acyltransferase family protein, whose product is MFLYQLLNFFFAASKKEEEEEGGLKYDLSLYKRGDLLEVPRTLFTHFGIYLGDNRVAHLIPDILPVVTKNKSSIAKMVTNNRLLLGVIAKVASVRVDSVVDFAYGSEILVNHMDRVCKQPALDGDEVARRAEKLLGSVTYSLLWYNCEHYVMYCRYGMAISYQTYQFCTAVRKIVCSRTSSYLTALCGVGVMLYLGCLTMLTALLTLLVSFTIWMAA